The Thalassotalea sp. 273M-4 genome includes a region encoding these proteins:
- a CDS encoding alpha/beta hydrolase, giving the protein MTATASVIWLHGLGADGHDFEPIVPELKLAESLPIRFVFPHSPKIPVTINGGMVMPAWYDILDMSIERKVDSEQLVQSAEAVQALIEREIERGIPSDRIIIAGFSQGGAVGYQAALTFHKPLAGLLAMSTYFATKDSIVIAEQNKDLNIAIMHGSQDPVVSPMLGEQAKAELEKLGFTPSYQTYPMPHSVCLEQVLEIGKWLEQRFSS; this is encoded by the coding sequence ATGACAGCAACCGCTAGTGTTATTTGGCTGCATGGTCTTGGCGCCGATGGTCATGACTTTGAGCCTATCGTGCCAGAATTAAAATTAGCAGAATCGTTGCCGATTCGATTTGTCTTTCCTCATTCACCGAAAATCCCCGTGACCATTAATGGTGGCATGGTGATGCCTGCTTGGTACGATATACTTGATATGAGTATTGAGCGCAAAGTTGATAGTGAGCAATTAGTGCAATCGGCTGAGGCGGTGCAAGCGTTAATTGAACGCGAGATTGAACGTGGGATCCCAAGTGATCGCATTATTATTGCAGGATTTTCTCAAGGTGGCGCCGTAGGGTATCAGGCGGCGTTAACGTTTCATAAGCCATTGGCAGGCTTGTTGGCGATGTCGACCTATTTTGCTACCAAAGATAGCATTGTCATAGCCGAACAAAATAAAGACTTAAACATTGCGATTATGCACGGCAGTCAAGACCCAGTGGTGTCTCCTATGTTAGGAGAGCAGGCTAAAGCTGAATTGGAAAAACTTGGTTTTACACCAAGCTACCAAACTTACCCAATGCCTCACTCGGTATGCTTAGAGCAGGTATTAGAGATTGGTAAATGGCTTGAGCAACGCTTCAGCTCGTAA
- a CDS encoding DUF2960 domain-containing protein: MARQVTYVYQGKRKTIPFSFSRFRDMYEAAAAAEGVDIKSFLAMEQQLEMTSRGQGIMKNFRQKEFARMGFSDIKFLREEDES, translated from the coding sequence ATGGCCAGACAAGTCACCTATGTTTACCAAGGTAAACGCAAAACCATTCCTTTTTCGTTCAGTCGTTTTCGCGATATGTATGAAGCGGCAGCCGCGGCTGAGGGGGTTGATATCAAGAGCTTTCTAGCAATGGAACAGCAACTTGAAATGACCTCAAGAGGTCAAGGCATTATGAAAAACTTTCGTCAAAAAGAGTTTGCCCGAATGGGATTTAGTGACATTAAGTTTTTACGCGAAGAAGACGAATCCTAA